A part of Daphnia pulex isolate KAP4 chromosome 6, ASM2113471v1 genomic DNA contains:
- the LOC124196451 gene encoding DNA-directed RNA polymerase II subunit RPB7 yields the protein MFYHIALEHEILLHPRYFGPQLMETVKQKLFTEVEGTCTGKYGFVIAVTTIDNIGAGIIQPGQGFVVYPVKYKAIVFRPFKGQVLDAVVTQVNKVGLFTEIGPLSCFISRHSIPSDMQFDPNSTPPCYKTQDEDVVIQQDDEIRIKIVGLRVDATDIFAIGTLMDDYLGLVS from the exons ATGTTCTATCAT ATTGCTTTGGAACACGAAATTCTTTTGCATCCTCGATATTTCGGACCACAATTGATGGAAACTGTAAAACAAAAGCTTTTTACAGAAGTTGAAGGCACTTGCACTGGAAA GTATGGATTTGTCATAGCAGTGACCACTATCGACAACATTGGTGCTGGTATCATTCAGCCTGGGCAAGGGTTTGTTGTTTACCCTGTCAAGTACAAGGCAATTGTCTTTCGACCATTCAAAGGGCAGGTTTTGGATGCAGTTGTAACACAAGTCAATAAG GTTGGGCTTTTCACAGAAATTGGGCCTCTTTCATGTTTCATATCCAGACAC TCGATTCCGTCGGACATGCAGTTCGACCCCAATTCAACCCCACCTTGCTACAAAACCCAGGATGAAGATGTTGTTATTCAACAGGACGATGAAATCCGCATAAAAATTGTCGGTTTGAGAGTGGATGCCACCGATATT TTTGCTATTGGAACACTTATGGACGACTACTTGGGTTTGGTCAGCTAA
- the LOC124196452 gene encoding cyclin-dependent kinases regulatory subunit-like, translating into MQFNSRIKQFNNMPPNTEIQYSDKYTDENFEYRHVILPPEMAKLVPRTHLMTETEWRNLGVQQSPGWVHYMVHNPEPHVLLFRRPKE; encoded by the exons ATGCAGTTCAATTCACGaatcaaacaattcaacaaCATGCCACCTAATACGGAGATACAATATTCTGATAAATACACcgatgaaaattttgaatacaG ACATGTAATTTTGCCGCCAGAAATGGCGAAGTTGGTTCCACGAACACATTTGATGACCGAAACGGAATGGAGAAATTTGGGAGTTCAACAGAGTCCCGGCTGGGTACATTACATGGTCCACAATCCAG agcCGCATGTCCTACTATTTCGACGTCCGAAAGAATGA
- the LOC124196220 gene encoding E3 ubiquitin-protein ligase rnf8-B-like isoform X2: protein MNKEIVSKIPGAVLRRIGSNDINASYKCIQLGCNEVSIGRSKENTFTIADLLVSRKHAVFRLIKDQWTIENVGMNGVAVNHVALPKHQQIPIQNMDIIEFGAGNKYVYAFRVQSDSSEVGEEPVAKKMRIPLANRNYPSLKDSPEAFHNWVRSKKNLEKTLEEESDNLDVKLEQQKTLKDKLVLEQEKLNQHFETAKVQLELKFAEEKKELEEKVARGELEKNELQRQKEDVEQRMSVSLQEFRDECEKKKLEFEESVARANLEKQKLIEQKELVVQQLIREKNVLQERLEEESRLKEETMNELAHIKRSHQSLEQELEEARRKIEEEAKQFQRKGSEDELRLRQMQEELAEREARLNAQEKQIAEIQELERVREELRVQKELNEQQQQASSKACGDIVGQMESIMENELQCGICSELMVFATSLNCMHTFCQHCVREWKKNKVECPICRAPITTEGRNLLVDNMIDAMVSSLSEETKNSRKKLVIQRQELMKQASIEQNNTMENILTVQHVTLGAVDGGRGPGRPRRTVGRSVSAAGPAIARVAVPVPHVAIPQAAQSSVRPRPSVARGTIRPTAPPPVRPSTVRGTLNRSTAPTVAHPQRAAPAIVTEEVVILSSGSDSSNEDIIDFANRRRQRRRRPCPSCGMTNTSRLCVYCNYSS, encoded by the exons ATGAACAAAG AAATTGTGTCAAAGATTCCTGGGGCTGTTCTTCGAAGAATAGGTTCCAATGATATAAATGCAAGTTACAAGTGCATCCAACTGGGCTGTAATGAG GTTTCCATTGGGCGGTCTAAGGAAAATACTTTCACTATTGCTGATCTTCTAGTTTCTCGTAAACACGCCGTTTTCCGACTGATAAAAGATCAATGGACCATCGAAAACGTG ggtATGAATGGTGTTGCTGTGAATCACGTTGCATTACCAAAGCATCAACAAATACCTATTCAAAACATGGATATTATCGAATTTGGTGCCGGTAATAAGTATGTGTATGCTTTCCGTGTTCAGTCTGATTCATCCGAAGTAGGCGAAGAGCCAGTTGCAAAGAAGATGCGAATTCCGCTCGCCAATCGAAATTATCCGTCATTGAAAGATTCCCCAGAAGCTTTTCACAATTGGGTCCGTTCTAAGAAAAACCTCGAAAAGACacttgaagaagaaagtgacaACTTGGATGTAAAACTGGAGCAACAGAAAACACTCAAAGATAAACTGGTGCTGGAGCAGGAGAAACTCAACCAACACTTTGAAACTGCTAAGGTACAACTTGAATTGAAGTtcgctgaagaaaaaaaagaattggaagaaaaagtcgCACGCGGagaactggaaaaaaatgaattacagCGACAAAAAGAGGATGTTGAACAACGGATGTCAGTTAGCTTGCAAGAATTTCGG GATGaatgcgaaaagaaaaaacttgaattcgaAGAAAGTGTCGCACGTGCCAACTTGGAGAAGCAGAAACTCATTGAGCAGAAAGAATTAGTTGTACAGCAACTCATACGGGAAAAAAACGTCTTACAA gaGCGCCTGGAAGAAGAGAGTCGCCTCAAAGAAGAAACTATGAATGAGCTGGCCCATATTAAGCGATCTCATCAATCGTTGGAACAAGAGTTGGAGGAAGCACGACgtaaaattgaagaagaagcgaagCAATTTCAACGAAAAGGCAGTGAGGACGAATTGAGACTTCGTCAGATGCAAGAAGAACTGGCTGAACGTGAAGCACGATTGAATgctcaagaaaaacaaattgcagaaattcaG GAACTGGAAAGAGTACGCGAGGAGTTGCGTGTCCAAAAAGAGCTGAatgagcaacaacaacaggcttCTAGTAAAGCTTGTGGCGATATTGTTGGTCAAATGGAAAGCATTATGGAAAACGAGCTTCAATGTGGAATTTGTTCCGAGCTGATGGTGTTT gCTACTTCCTTGAACTGCATGCATACCTTCTGTCAGCACTGCGTCAGAGagtggaaaaagaataag GTGGAATGTCCAATCTGTCGAGCCCCTATAACCACAGAAGGAAGAAATCTATTGGTGGATAATATGATTGACGCTATGGTCAGTTCGCTTTCGGAAGAAACAAAGAACAGTAGAAAGAAATTAGTTATTCAACGCCAAGAACTAATGAAACAAGCATCCATCGAACAAAACAACACTATGGAAAATATTCTCACTGTTCAACACGTTACGCTTGGAGCTGTCGATGGAGGCCGGGGCCCAGGTCGTCCTCGTCGTACTGTTGGACGTTCAG TGTCTGCTGCTGGACCAGCTATTGCACGTGTCGCGGTTCCCGTTCCACATGTTGCAATTCCCCAAGCTGCTCAGTCTTCAGTTCGACCTCGACCGTCCGTAGCTCGTGGGACGATTCGTCCAACTGCTCCTCCTCCTGTTCGTCCTTCCACTGTCAGAGGAACATTGAATCGTTCGACCGCACCAACAGTTGCCCATCCTCAGCGCGCTGCTCCTGCCAT TGTCACGGAGGAAGTGGTAATTCTTTCAAGCGGATCCGATTCATCAAACGAAGATATTATTGATTTTGCAAATCGCCGTCGCCAAAGGCGAAGAAGACCTTGTCCTTCGTGTG GAATGACAAATACGTCACGACTCTGCGTCTACTGCAATTATTCGAgctaa
- the LOC124196220 gene encoding E3 ubiquitin-protein ligase RNF8-like isoform X1 has translation MNKEIVSKIPGAVLRRIGSNDINASYKCIQLGCNEVSIGRSKENTFTIADLLVSRKHAVFRLIKDQWTIENVGMNGVAVNHVALPKHQQIPIQNMDIIEFGAGNKYVYAFRVQSDSSEVGEEPVAKKMRIPLANRNYPSLKDSPEAFHNWVRSKKNLEKTLEEESDNLDVKLEQQKTLKDKLVLEQEKLNQHFETAKVQLELKFAEEKKELEEKVARGELEKNELQRQKEDVEQRMSVSLQEFRDECEKKKLEFEESVARANLEKQKLIEQKELVVQQLIREKNVLQERLEEESRLKEETMNELAHIKRSHQSLEQELEEARRKIEEEAKQFQRKGSEDELRLRQMQEELAEREARLNAQEKQIAEIQSRAAIGLEMYETIQLLHQGQEIQNAGNIVVVMDDGGAINQPSLTEQELERVREELRVQKELNEQQQQASSKACGDIVGQMESIMENELQCGICSELMVFATSLNCMHTFCQHCVREWKKNKVECPICRAPITTEGRNLLVDNMIDAMVSSLSEETKNSRKKLVIQRQELMKQASIEQNNTMENILTVQHVTLGAVDGGRGPGRPRRTVGRSVSAAGPAIARVAVPVPHVAIPQAAQSSVRPRPSVARGTIRPTAPPPVRPSTVRGTLNRSTAPTVAHPQRAAPAIVTEEVVILSSGSDSSNEDIIDFANRRRQRRRRPCPSCGMTNTSRLCVYCNYSS, from the exons ATGAACAAAG AAATTGTGTCAAAGATTCCTGGGGCTGTTCTTCGAAGAATAGGTTCCAATGATATAAATGCAAGTTACAAGTGCATCCAACTGGGCTGTAATGAG GTTTCCATTGGGCGGTCTAAGGAAAATACTTTCACTATTGCTGATCTTCTAGTTTCTCGTAAACACGCCGTTTTCCGACTGATAAAAGATCAATGGACCATCGAAAACGTG ggtATGAATGGTGTTGCTGTGAATCACGTTGCATTACCAAAGCATCAACAAATACCTATTCAAAACATGGATATTATCGAATTTGGTGCCGGTAATAAGTATGTGTATGCTTTCCGTGTTCAGTCTGATTCATCCGAAGTAGGCGAAGAGCCAGTTGCAAAGAAGATGCGAATTCCGCTCGCCAATCGAAATTATCCGTCATTGAAAGATTCCCCAGAAGCTTTTCACAATTGGGTCCGTTCTAAGAAAAACCTCGAAAAGACacttgaagaagaaagtgacaACTTGGATGTAAAACTGGAGCAACAGAAAACACTCAAAGATAAACTGGTGCTGGAGCAGGAGAAACTCAACCAACACTTTGAAACTGCTAAGGTACAACTTGAATTGAAGTtcgctgaagaaaaaaaagaattggaagaaaaagtcgCACGCGGagaactggaaaaaaatgaattacagCGACAAAAAGAGGATGTTGAACAACGGATGTCAGTTAGCTTGCAAGAATTTCGG GATGaatgcgaaaagaaaaaacttgaattcgaAGAAAGTGTCGCACGTGCCAACTTGGAGAAGCAGAAACTCATTGAGCAGAAAGAATTAGTTGTACAGCAACTCATACGGGAAAAAAACGTCTTACAA gaGCGCCTGGAAGAAGAGAGTCGCCTCAAAGAAGAAACTATGAATGAGCTGGCCCATATTAAGCGATCTCATCAATCGTTGGAACAAGAGTTGGAGGAAGCACGACgtaaaattgaagaagaagcgaagCAATTTCAACGAAAAGGCAGTGAGGACGAATTGAGACTTCGTCAGATGCAAGAAGAACTGGCTGAACGTGAAGCACGATTGAATgctcaagaaaaacaaattgcagaaattcaG AGTCGTGCCGCCATCGGCCTTGAGATGTACGAAACAATTCAACTCCTTCACCAAggacaagaaattcaaaatgcagGAAACATTGTGGTTGTCATGGATGATG GAGGAGCAATTAATCAGCCAAGTTTAACCGAACAGGAACTGGAAAGAGTACGCGAGGAGTTGCGTGTCCAAAAAGAGCTGAatgagcaacaacaacaggcttCTAGTAAAGCTTGTGGCGATATTGTTGGTCAAATGGAAAGCATTATGGAAAACGAGCTTCAATGTGGAATTTGTTCCGAGCTGATGGTGTTT gCTACTTCCTTGAACTGCATGCATACCTTCTGTCAGCACTGCGTCAGAGagtggaaaaagaataag GTGGAATGTCCAATCTGTCGAGCCCCTATAACCACAGAAGGAAGAAATCTATTGGTGGATAATATGATTGACGCTATGGTCAGTTCGCTTTCGGAAGAAACAAAGAACAGTAGAAAGAAATTAGTTATTCAACGCCAAGAACTAATGAAACAAGCATCCATCGAACAAAACAACACTATGGAAAATATTCTCACTGTTCAACACGTTACGCTTGGAGCTGTCGATGGAGGCCGGGGCCCAGGTCGTCCTCGTCGTACTGTTGGACGTTCAG TGTCTGCTGCTGGACCAGCTATTGCACGTGTCGCGGTTCCCGTTCCACATGTTGCAATTCCCCAAGCTGCTCAGTCTTCAGTTCGACCTCGACCGTCCGTAGCTCGTGGGACGATTCGTCCAACTGCTCCTCCTCCTGTTCGTCCTTCCACTGTCAGAGGAACATTGAATCGTTCGACCGCACCAACAGTTGCCCATCCTCAGCGCGCTGCTCCTGCCAT TGTCACGGAGGAAGTGGTAATTCTTTCAAGCGGATCCGATTCATCAAACGAAGATATTATTGATTTTGCAAATCGCCGTCGCCAAAGGCGAAGAAGACCTTGTCCTTCGTGTG GAATGACAAATACGTCACGACTCTGCGTCTACTGCAATTATTCGAgctaa